A region from the Leptospirillum ferriphilum ML-04 genome encodes:
- a CDS encoding oligopeptide/dipeptide ABC transporter ATP-binding protein translates to MQSITSSTVLEVRHLTKLFLRPRTSLFRSPEHQVAVFDVSFSLPKGSVVGLIGETGSGKTTLGRMVMRLVEPTSGSIHFDGIDLTKVRGKMLRTLRKRFQMVFQDPYSSLNPRMTVRQTIEEPFLVHKALPDKDERQKTLESLLVKVGLDPGDLDRFPGEFSGGGRQRIGIARAIALSPDFLVADEPVSSLDVSIQAQIVNLFARLNKEDKMTFLFISHDLNVVSYLSDYVLVLYKGLNVESGPVQEVFNRPLHPYTRLLVSSASEKDLASGNPIPDISSGSGHMPPLCPFYDRCTEKVEACRTDPPPHRVSKEYGSGLAGTSWTHRVSCHSPLGETIFLEQERSDP, encoded by the coding sequence TTTTTTTGCGCCCCCGCACATCTCTTTTCCGTTCCCCCGAACACCAGGTCGCCGTTTTCGATGTTTCCTTTTCCCTGCCAAAAGGGTCCGTCGTCGGCCTGATCGGAGAAACCGGATCCGGAAAAACAACGCTGGGCAGAATGGTCATGCGACTCGTCGAACCAACCTCCGGCTCCATTCACTTTGACGGAATCGACTTGACGAAAGTCCGCGGTAAAATGTTACGGACACTTCGAAAACGATTTCAGATGGTTTTTCAGGATCCCTATTCTTCCCTGAACCCTCGAATGACCGTCCGTCAAACGATCGAAGAACCCTTCCTCGTCCATAAAGCCCTTCCCGACAAAGACGAACGCCAGAAGACTCTGGAGTCTCTTCTGGTGAAAGTCGGACTGGATCCGGGGGATCTGGACCGATTTCCGGGAGAATTCTCGGGTGGGGGTCGCCAGCGCATCGGGATTGCCCGAGCCATCGCTCTTTCACCGGACTTTCTTGTGGCCGACGAACCCGTCTCTTCCCTTGATGTGTCCATACAGGCCCAGATCGTGAATCTTTTTGCCCGGCTGAACAAGGAAGACAAGATGACGTTCCTGTTCATCTCGCACGATCTGAACGTTGTTTCCTATCTCTCGGACTATGTGCTTGTCCTCTACAAGGGGCTGAATGTGGAATCGGGACCGGTACAGGAGGTCTTCAACCGGCCCCTTCACCCTTATACCCGCCTTCTTGTCTCCTCCGCTTCCGAAAAGGATCTCGCCTCAGGAAATCCGATCCCTGACATTTCGTCCGGGTCCGGTCATATGCCTCCGTTGTGTCCCTTTTATGACCGTTGCACGGAAAAGGTGGAAGCCTGCCGGACAGACCCTCCTCCCCACCGGGTCTCGAAAGAATACGGATCTGGGCTCGCAGGAACCTCCTGGACTCACCGCGTTTCCTGTCATTCCCCCTTGGGTGAGACTATTTTTCTGGAACAAGAACGGTCAGATCCATGA
- a CDS encoding phenylalanine--tRNA ligase subunit alpha encodes MSWNFHPLEITVLKALFKRPEGEREDLLQEEIRMDPGQFQMAAGWLKAKNLIEETILETRTEISLTEVGQQVLKEGFPEEWIVRKLRDDPSLTLDSLRKSVKDPAQISKAIGDLKEMGVLSILPGGHLKQAAPLPPSLERTYAIIRTLEDKSPLTLEDLSEADRELLGSFQRKRGKGKGILRFDVREVRHLSLRKGALSPEDIEIREDLLGPVTPEMIHNRSWKGGAFRPYSLETPPPRPMLGQSHPYREYLEEVRRQLVRLGFEEMTGPIVESEFWNMDTLFIPQTHPARDIHDIYFVRDPREVASLDKDILSRVRAVHAGEGETFGSRGWRQPFNEKQARRLLLRSQGTALSARKLASGPKIPGKYFALARCFRYEQVDQTHAVDFYQAEGIVVEEGASFRTLLGLLTLFAREVAGAREVHFKPAYFPFTEPSVEVHVKHPQLGWMELGGAGLFRPEVLRPLGVNTPVIAWGLGIDRMAMMRLGLSDIRDLFSGSLHTLQSMILSRAKNRQTNKQPL; translated from the coding sequence ATGAGCTGGAATTTTCATCCTCTGGAGATCACCGTGCTGAAAGCACTTTTCAAACGGCCGGAAGGAGAGCGGGAAGATCTTCTTCAGGAAGAAATCCGGATGGACCCGGGACAGTTTCAGATGGCCGCGGGATGGTTGAAAGCCAAAAACCTGATCGAAGAAACCATCCTGGAAACCCGGACAGAAATTTCCCTGACCGAAGTCGGACAACAGGTTCTGAAAGAGGGCTTTCCCGAAGAATGGATCGTGAGGAAACTGAGGGATGATCCCTCCCTGACACTGGACAGTCTCCGGAAGTCCGTGAAAGATCCGGCCCAGATCTCGAAAGCCATTGGTGACCTGAAGGAGATGGGTGTCTTGTCCATTCTCCCCGGGGGGCATCTGAAGCAGGCTGCACCGTTGCCTCCTTCGCTGGAAAGGACGTACGCGATCATTCGCACGTTAGAGGACAAGAGCCCCCTGACGCTTGAAGACCTGTCCGAAGCGGACCGGGAGCTTCTGGGGAGTTTTCAACGGAAAAGGGGAAAAGGGAAGGGCATCCTTCGCTTTGACGTCCGGGAAGTCCGTCACCTGTCGCTCAGGAAAGGTGCTCTCTCCCCGGAAGACATCGAGATCCGGGAAGACCTTCTTGGACCGGTCACCCCCGAAATGATCCACAATCGCTCGTGGAAGGGCGGCGCGTTTCGTCCCTACTCCCTGGAAACACCGCCTCCCCGTCCCATGCTGGGGCAATCCCACCCTTACCGGGAATATCTGGAAGAAGTCCGCAGGCAACTTGTCCGCCTGGGTTTCGAAGAAATGACGGGACCGATCGTGGAAAGCGAATTCTGGAACATGGACACTCTCTTCATCCCGCAGACCCACCCGGCCCGCGATATTCACGACATCTATTTCGTCCGTGACCCCCGGGAAGTTGCTTCTCTGGACAAGGACATCCTTTCTCGTGTCCGGGCCGTTCACGCCGGAGAAGGGGAAACATTCGGGAGCCGGGGATGGCGCCAGCCCTTTAATGAAAAGCAGGCCCGCCGGCTTCTTCTCCGGAGCCAGGGCACAGCCCTTTCCGCCCGAAAACTGGCTTCGGGACCAAAAATTCCCGGAAAATACTTTGCCCTGGCCCGCTGCTTCCGGTACGAACAGGTCGATCAGACGCATGCCGTCGATTTCTACCAGGCCGAAGGGATTGTTGTGGAAGAAGGCGCTTCATTCCGGACTCTTCTGGGTCTTTTGACGCTTTTTGCGCGAGAGGTTGCAGGAGCCCGGGAGGTCCATTTCAAACCAGCCTATTTTCCCTTCACGGAACCCTCTGTGGAAGTCCATGTCAAACACCCTCAGCTGGGATGGATGGAACTTGGAGGAGCGGGGCTCTTCCGGCCGGAAGTGCTCAGGCCGCTGGGAGTAAACACCCCCGTGATTGCCTGGGGGCTGGGAATTGACCGGATGGCGATGATGCGCCTGGGTCTGTCCGACATACGGGACCTTTTTTCAGGGTCTTTGCATACCTTGCAGTCCATGATTCTGTCCCGTGCAAAAAACAGACAGACGAACAAACAACCGCTCTAG
- the pheT gene encoding phenylalanine--tRNA ligase subunit beta — translation MPTLETTLRDLEHLTGRTLPLDNLDLLLDWVKGEVKGFDPKTGALKIELNDTNRPDLWTVEGIARQLKGGKSPSGRAWENILAREKESGFSPEIRVNPTVSGIRPVIGGFIARGPALGDDGLAQLIQTQERLSEIYGRKRADVAIGIYPLKTLRFPLLYEAVSPDSVSFVPLGFDASLSLRDILEHHPKGKTYKSLLSSREAYPLLRNEDGTVLSFPPIINARHTGEVTAPDSELFVEATGFDQGRVTLVLNILAANLFDRGFTLTPVTVRENGKSIRYPQLRGPDILVPADLPVRVTGEDIDPEIFRQKLLDYGYDAVEVQPDGYLVRAPFYRDDILHPVDCVEDFLISRGYDSFAPTLPSSFTVGKEDPARAPEETVRRLMTGLGFQEILSNILTSIEKNTTDLGRPSDTTVEIDNPVSRQYGVVRSTLLPFLLSSETQSSRFPYPHRLFEVGEVLEKTTGGSSVVREKMLFSGLLSHPQASLSELAGMVFEVLRHMGFEPALSALETAPYISGRSGALQLSGHSQPVGEIGEVHPEWLERWGIRMPTVLFEIELSKIYPGLYEKKK, via the coding sequence GTGCCCACCCTCGAAACAACGCTCCGGGATCTGGAACACCTTACGGGAAGGACACTGCCCTTGGACAACCTCGACCTGCTCCTGGACTGGGTCAAAGGGGAAGTCAAGGGATTCGACCCGAAAACCGGCGCCTTGAAAATAGAACTGAACGATACGAACCGCCCGGATCTCTGGACAGTAGAAGGGATTGCCCGTCAGCTGAAAGGCGGGAAATCCCCCTCCGGAAGAGCCTGGGAAAACATTCTTGCCCGGGAAAAAGAATCGGGATTCTCACCGGAGATCCGCGTGAACCCCACCGTTTCCGGGATTAGACCAGTCATTGGCGGATTCATCGCACGCGGACCCGCACTGGGCGATGATGGACTCGCGCAGCTGATCCAGACACAGGAACGACTTTCCGAGATCTATGGACGAAAAAGAGCGGACGTCGCCATCGGCATCTATCCGCTGAAAACTCTCCGTTTCCCCCTGCTGTATGAAGCGGTCTCTCCCGACAGTGTTTCCTTCGTTCCACTGGGCTTCGATGCCTCCCTCTCCCTCCGGGACATTCTCGAACATCATCCGAAAGGCAAGACCTACAAAAGCCTCCTGTCCTCCCGGGAAGCTTACCCACTTTTGAGAAACGAAGACGGGACCGTTCTCTCTTTTCCCCCCATTATCAATGCCCGGCACACGGGAGAAGTCACCGCGCCGGATTCTGAGCTGTTTGTTGAAGCCACCGGGTTCGACCAAGGACGCGTGACACTGGTCCTCAATATTCTGGCCGCCAACCTGTTCGACCGGGGATTTACCCTCACACCTGTGACGGTCAGGGAAAACGGAAAATCGATCCGGTATCCCCAGCTGAGAGGGCCGGATATTCTGGTTCCGGCGGACCTTCCTGTCCGCGTGACGGGTGAAGACATCGATCCGGAGATCTTTCGGCAGAAATTGCTGGATTACGGGTATGATGCCGTCGAGGTCCAGCCGGACGGATACCTTGTCCGGGCGCCTTTCTACCGGGATGACATTCTCCACCCTGTCGACTGTGTCGAAGACTTTCTCATCTCGCGCGGGTACGACTCCTTTGCACCCACCCTTCCGTCCTCTTTCACCGTCGGCAAGGAAGATCCGGCACGAGCACCGGAAGAGACTGTTCGTCGCCTGATGACCGGACTCGGCTTCCAGGAGATTCTCTCGAATATCCTGACATCGATCGAAAAGAATACGACAGACCTCGGACGTCCTTCGGACACGACGGTCGAAATCGACAACCCCGTCTCCAGACAATACGGCGTCGTCCGGTCCACTCTTCTCCCGTTCCTTCTCTCGTCGGAAACCCAGTCGAGTCGGTTTCCTTACCCCCACCGTCTTTTTGAGGTCGGCGAGGTCCTTGAGAAGACAACCGGAGGATCCTCTGTCGTCCGGGAGAAAATGCTCTTTTCGGGTTTATTGTCCCATCCCCAGGCCTCTCTGTCGGAACTGGCCGGAATGGTGTTTGAGGTTCTTCGCCATATGGGGTTCGAGCCGGCTCTTTCCGCGCTTGAAACAGCCCCCTACATCTCGGGACGATCGGGCGCCTTGCAACTTTCCGGTCACTCCCAACCTGTGGGCGAAATCGGAGAGGTCCATCCCGAATGGCTTGAACGGTGGGGAATACGGATGCCGACAGTTCTGTTTGAAATAGAGCTGTCGAAGATTTATCCCGGGTTATACGAAAAGAAGAAATAA